Below is a window of Streptomyces sp. ITFR-16 DNA.
GGCCTCACCGCCCAGTGCGCACAGCCATGCCCAGGTGTCGGCGACCGTCTCCTCGACCGGACGGCAGCGCAGCCCCGCCGCGTGGGCCCGGCTGACATCGCCCTGGTGCAGGGTGTCGTACAGCTCCCCCGGCGGCAGCCAGACCGGCAGGTCCGTCCAGGGCTCGACCCCCGCCGCCAGGATGCGGTCCGTGTCGGTCCAGCGCAGCTCGGCGTCCGAACCGGTGACCCGTACGCAGGCTTCGAGGAACTCCCCCATCGTCGTGTGCCCCGGCCGGCTGACCAGGTTGTACGGGCCGTGCAGCCCGCGCTCCGCCGCGTCGAGCAGCCAGCCGGCGAGGTCGCGCACATCGATGTACTGGAGGTCCAGGTCCGGCGTTCCGGGTGCGAGCACGGGGCCGCCCCGGGCTATCCGGCCGAGCCACCACGGCAGCCGGCCGACGTTCTCCAGGGGGCCGATGATCAGCCCCGCGCGGGCCAGCAGCGCCCGGTCGCCGAAGGCGTCCAGCGCCGCGAGCTCACCGCCCCGCTTGGCCAGCGCGTACGGCTGGTCGTCACCGGCGTCGGGCGAGGCGCCCGCCACCAGCGGGCCGTCCTCGGGCAGCCCGGCCGGCGCGGGGTAGTCGTACACGGACCGGCTGGAGACGTACGTGTAGCGGGCCGCCCGGTCCGCCAGCAGCCGGGCCGCGTCGCGCACGGCCGAGGGCGCGCCGCTCCAGGTGTCGACGACCAGGTCCCAGGCGAGGCCGCCGCCGTCCGGCTCCCCGGCCTCCGCCAGTACGGCCGGGCCGCCGGGCGCGGTGCGGTCGCCCAGCAGTTCGGCCGCGCCGGGCGGGGGCGCGTGATGGCCCCGGTGGAACACCGTGACCTCCCAGCCGCGCGCGAGCGCGGCCTCGGTGACGGACCGGCCGACGAACTGCGTACCACCCAGCATCAGAAGCCTCATGTCACCGACTCTGCCCGCTCACGGCCCGGTCCGGACCGTTCCTCGCTTCTGGCGGAATCCACCACGGGCGAACGGGAATCGGGAACTCGCGGAGCCCCGTCCAGGAGGCTTCAGGCGCGGGCCAGCGGGCTGCGGTGGCGCAGCAGCCACTGGTGGTATCCGGCCGCCTGCCGCGCCGCCTCCCGGTAGGCGGCCTCCAGATCCCCGTACACCGCCGCCATGTCGGCGCCCGGCCGGGAGACCAGCAGCAGCCGGACCGCGAGCGGGTCGTCGCGCAGCGGGCGGATCGCCATGTCGTCGCGCGGGCCCGAGGTCGGCTGGCACGGCGCCACCGCCTCGCCGAGGACGACGAGGGACGCCGCGGTGAGGTAGTCGCCGTGCAGCACGGGCGGCGCGACCCCGGCCGCGCCGAACACCCGGCGCAGCCCGTCCCATTCACCGTCCACGGTGGGGTCGACCATCCACCGGTCGGCGGCCAGGTCGTGCAGGTCGAC
It encodes the following:
- a CDS encoding NAD-dependent epimerase/dehydratase family protein translates to MLGGTQFVGRSVTEAALARGWEVTVFHRGHHAPPPGAAELLGDRTAPGGPAVLAEAGEPDGGGLAWDLVVDTWSGAPSAVRDAARLLADRAARYTYVSSRSVYDYPAPAGLPEDGPLVAGASPDAGDDQPYALAKRGGELAALDAFGDRALLARAGLIIGPLENVGRLPWWLGRIARGGPVLAPGTPDLDLQYIDVRDLAGWLLDAAERGLHGPYNLVSRPGHTTMGEFLEACVRVTGSDAELRWTDTDRILAAGVEPWTDLPVWLPPGELYDTLHQGDVSRAHAAGLRCRPVEETVADTWAWLCALGGEAPQRPDRPLKGIDPQTEAKLLAG